A stretch of DNA from Variovorax paradoxus:
CACGCTGACGGCGAAGGCGCTGCGGGAGATGCCGGAGTTGTTTGCTTGAGCGGCTGTTCTGCGGGCGAACCCGAGTAAACGGCACACTGCGAACTGACTACCATCTTCGGTTTCCAAGGGAGAGAGACCGTGACTGTGAAAACATGGGCGGCCGTGAGCTGCATCGTTCTGGGGGCGTGCGGAGGTGGGGGCGGAGGCGGTGGAGGCGGCGGTGGTTTTGCCGGCTTCGTTCCACCAGTGACAGGTACATCGCAGACACCGCCTGCGGGCACGCAAACCACGCCGAACACAACGACCGATCCGGAGCCCGGAGCCGGTCCTGGTCCCGGACCAGGCCAGCCGGAGCCGGGTGGAACTGGGCCTCGACCTGGCCCCGTCGTCACCTACACCTACAAGCTGGCCAAGATCACAGAAGCAGGCAACCCCTTCGCCGGCACCATGGCCACAACGGTGCTCGGTCTGCTGAACAGCCCTGAGTTCGTGGGCTACTACTACGCCGGCTTTCTCAATTCTCAGACGGGCAATGGCATCTTCGCCAAGTCGTCGCTGGAGTCGTCCTATGTGTGGACCTTCGACAAGGCCTCGCCTCCGAATGGTGAGGCTGCCGCGAGCTTCCTGCCGATGATGTTCTTCCCCGGTCAGGGCGGAACGGGCGTGCAATACCTCTATGGAAGACCGGCCACAGCCGCAACGTACGAGAGCATGCCGGTCGATGCCGACTGGTTCGGCGCCAGCGACGATGTCCTGGCACGGCTCAATGCGATGGGCGCACAAGGCTATTGCCGGCAGTCGGGCGAATGGGATGCGCCGAAGCTCTCTCTGATCCGACAGCAGGGCGCCAGTGATCGCTGCGCCTACGAGTTCAAGGCTTTTCCGCGGGACGTAATGAGCGACAGTCTTGAAACGCTCAACGCAATGGGCGACAGGGGCTTTGTACCGCTCACCTCCGTGGCCTCGCGTGGCACCTACTACGTCAAGGTGAGCAACGATCCGACCACCTATTACTACTACGTGGTCGATGCCGTGATGAGCAGCGATGCGGATTGGGTGGCACAGCTCAACACCGAAGGCGCCAAGGGCGGAGCCCAGTACACCTTCGTTCCGGCGAACGGCAGCCTGCCGGCAAAGCGCGTCTTCCGGATTGCCACCCAGTGCACACGCACCTGGCTCTGCCGATGACCGCGGGCGGCGCTCGCGCGCCGCGCCACGATCTGCTCAGGCTTTCAGCTTGAGCAGATAGATCAGCGGCCCAGCCATCGCCGTATCGAGTTCGAGAAAGCTCTCGAAGTCCTTCCCCGCCATCCAGTACGGGTCCCAGTTGTTGCGCTTGATGGTCTTCTGCCAGAGGTCGTGCGTGGTGGCGCGTTGCACGGCCTCGAGCAGCTGGCCGCGGCGGTAGGGCGGCACTTTCTTGCCGGTCATCACGCCGCGCCAGTTGGCCAGGTCGGCGTCCACGCCCTGCTGGCGCACCGACGCAATGCCCTGGAACGGGTGCTTGGACGACACGCCGATGGCGCGCAGCTTGCCGCTCGTGATGTGCTCGGCGAATTCGCTGTAGCCCGAGATGCCGGCCGCCGCCTTGCCCGTCTCGAGCGCTTCGACCACCTGGGCGCCGCCCGGGTGCGGCTGGTAGTTCAGCGACGCCGAGGCGCCGGCCACGCGCGCCAGCATGCCGGCGAACATGTGGTCCACGCCGCCGGCCGAACCGCCGGCGATGACCGTGTTGGCGGCATCGGCGCGCAGCTGGGCGATGAGGTCCTTGGGGGTCTTGATGGGCGAGTCGGCCTTGACGGCGACCACCTCGTAGTCGCTGGTGAGGCGCGCCACGGGCGACACGTGCGCCAGCGTCACGGCGGGCTTCTGCAGCGCCACCGCGCCGACCATCACCATGCCGCTGACCAGCAGCGCCTCGGGGTCGGCGTCGTACTTCTCGACGTACCTGGCCAGCCCGATGGTGCCGCCCTTGCCGCCGATGTTCTCGTAGGTGACGGTGCCCACGGCGCCCGAGGCCAGCAGGGCGGCGCCGAGGGCGCGGCCGGTCTGGTCCCAGCCGCCGCCTTCGTTCGCGGGAATGACGATGCGCAGCTTGCTGCTCAGCGGCGCGTCGGCCGCGCGGGCGTTGCCGGCCCACAGCGCGGCCTGGCCCGCACCGGCGGCAGCGGCCGAGGCGGCCAGCCAGGTGCCGAATCGGCGGCGGGACAGGGGGAGGGCGGCGGCAGGCGGCGAAGACGGGCGCATCGTGTT
This window harbors:
- a CDS encoding tripartite tricarboxylate transporter substrate-binding protein, with product MRPSSPPAAALPLSRRRFGTWLAASAAAAGAGQAALWAGNARAADAPLSSKLRIVIPANEGGGWDQTGRALGAALLASGAVGTVTYENIGGKGGTIGLARYVEKYDADPEALLVSGMVMVGAVALQKPAVTLAHVSPVARLTSDYEVVAVKADSPIKTPKDLIAQLRADAANTVIAGGSAGGVDHMFAGMLARVAGASASLNYQPHPGGAQVVEALETGKAAAGISGYSEFAEHITSGKLRAIGVSSKHPFQGIASVRQQGVDADLANWRGVMTGKKVPPYRRGQLLEAVQRATTHDLWQKTIKRNNWDPYWMAGKDFESFLELDTAMAGPLIYLLKLKA